A region of the Candidatus Kryptonium sp. genome:
GATGCAATTTGATGTCGTTCAACATTATAAACTATCGCTGTGAATCCGTTGCTTGAAACAAGTGCTTTTGCGGAACGATGTGGTTTTGTGTTTTCTTTCAATTTGATGTCAAAATCTTTTTTCAAAATCAAGCCAATTGGACCTTTGAAAATTCCACCATCAAATCCGAAATCGCAAACTCTTACCGCAAGGACATTTCCCTTCGTTTTCAGTAAACCTTTTGGTATTGGATATGCTCGTAAGGTGGTCCATTCAGTTCTTCGCTCGGGCGGAAATTTTCCTGTCTCACCAATTTTTACACCGTTTAGATATGTTTCATCTGCGTCGTCTATGCTTCCAAGCAAAAAAATTAAATCTTCTTTTAAAAGATTTGATGGGACATCAAAGTGTAATCTATACCAAACAAAACCATCGTAGTTTGCGAAACCTTGGCTTTCAAAAGTTGCTGGAACTTTTATCTTAGCCCATTGTGAATCATCAAAATCTGGAGCGATCCATTTTAGATCATCACCTGTTTTAAAAAGCCATTCACCAGCAAGGTTTAGCTTTAGCTTGAAATCTTGAGCCGAAAGAATTGAAACGAAAAGCACCGAAAAAATTAAGAATTTTTTCACTGTGTTTTTAATCTTTCTTTAATTTTCACATATTTGCTTTTGTAGAAGTTATTTGAGTGAAAGATTAAATTTTCGGTGAAGTGAGAAAACCAAAAATCGCGGTTGTGCTCGCCAGGATAGATTTTGAACTCGTGTCTTGCTCCTTTGCTTTTCAATATCTCGTGCATTTTCAAATTTCCATCTTTAAGCCAATCCTTATCCCCAACATAGAAAAATATGTATAAACTATCAAAATGTTGCTTTGTTAATTCCTGTGCGATTGATGTTGGTTGAATTGAGCGCCAGTAAATTGAATCGCCAGCGTGAATGTAAGTTCTATTTTTCACCCTTTCAAATGGGACATCAAGAGCTCCCATCATACTGCCAATAGATATGAACTTATCAAAGTATTTCAAGCCAATCCGCATTGCTCCACCTCCACCCATTGAGACACCATCAATTGCTCGTGTTTCACGATATGGTATCGTGCGAAAAGTGGCATCAACATAATTTATTAGGTCCTCAACTATATATTGTTCATACATTCTTTTCTTATCCTTTGAATTCACATAAAATGATGTGTCAGCGTCGGGCATGATTATTATCATTTCAACTATTTTACCGATGTTGATCAAACTATCAACGATTAAATTGATGTTATCGTATTTCCAGGACTCATCGCTTCCGCCGTATCCGTGCAATAAATATAAAACAGGATAACGCTTGCCAAGGTCAATATCATAACTTGGTGGAAGATAAACATAAAGATTTCTTTCCTCTTGGAGCCATCGTGAATAGAACTTTGTTCTGAAAAATCTGCTTCTGTTCCCAATTTCAATCAAAGCTCCATTTTCAATCTTGAAATATCTCACCTGTTCATCGCTGAATTTAACAAGTCCAAGTGTATCTTTGATCAAACGAACATAATCCGCAACGAGGATGCTGTCATTTTCAGGTGAATGATAAACTTTGAAATCAACATAACCAATTGAGTATCTGTTTTCAGTTAGAAAATTGCTGATTTGTCCCATTTCCCTTTTCCAAATCGTATAAACTTTTTCGTCTTCTCTAAAAGTTGGGCTTATGAAGGCAAGATATGAAGCGAATTTTCCAGTTGTCAGGAGCGTGTCCATGATTTTAACTGTTAAGAAGACAGCGTTGTATTCATCTGGTTTTGCCATTTTTTTATTTTCACCTCTCATTCGCCAAAGTTCATCTCTTGAGACGATCAAGATCGGTCCTTCATAGATTCCGCCACCAAATCCAAGGTCTTCAACTCGTATGGCTATTACATTGTCCTCATCATACTTTATCAAGTCATTTGGGATAAAGTAAAATCTTTCCTGTGTCCAGCCTCTTGTAATACCTATTAGTTCACCATTGAAATAAACTTTGTCATTGTCATCAATTTTGCCAAGATAAAGATAAATTTTTTTGTCTTTAAACGATGAAGGTATTTTGACATGTTTTCTATACCATGCGACGCCGTCAAAGTTGTAGCCTTGTTTTTCCCACTGCGAAGGGACTTGAATCTCAACCCAACCGAATTCGTCTATTTTCACATCGCTCCATTCTTTATTATCACCAATTCTGAAAAGCCACTTTCCAGATAATTCAATCCGCTCGGTGCTATGTTTATTGTTTACCTTTTGGTTTGTATTTCCTCCGCAACCCCAAACAAACAAAAAGATTAATGCAGTTAGAAGAATTCTCATGTTTTCAACTCGCTCTCTTTTATTTTTTTGATTGTTTCTTTGATTAAAAGTGAAAATTCATTTTTAACTTTTTGTGCTACTTCTGTAACTTCCTCGTGCGAAAGTTTCGTTGGGCTTATTCCAGCTGCGTAGTTTGTTATGCATGAAATTCCGAGAACCCTCATTCCAAGATAATTTGCTGTTATAACTTCTGGAACAGTTGACATCCCAACCGCATCAGCTCCGATCTTTTTTAGCATTTCAACTTCTGCCGGTGTTTCATAGTTTGGACCGCGAACACTACAGTAAACTCCCTCACGCACGGGCAAGGAAAGATCAATCCCGGTTTTTATTGCTATCTTGCGCAGATTTTCATCGTAAGCTGGTTTGTTAAATCTTGTATCAGCTCGGAAGATTTTTAGTGGATTGAGGAACATAAAATTTATATGATCGGCGATAACCATCAGATCACCAGGTTTAAAATTTTTATTTAACCCACCCGCTGCATTTGTCACAATTAAAATTCTCGTCCCAAGCTCATATGCCACAAGAACAGGATAAATGACATTTTCAATTTTTCCAGATTCGTAAAAATGAATTCTTCCTTGAAATCCGAGGACATTCACATCTTTAAGTTTACCAAAGACCAAATTTCCAGCGTGTCCTTCAACTGTTGAAATTGGATAATTTGGGATATCAACGGTTTTAATTTTTATCTTGTCCTCAAACTCTTCTGCAAGATCCCCAAGCCCTGAACCAAGGATTATTGCTATTTCTGGTTTGAAGTCATTTGTTTTTATCCTGATGGAGTTCACGCTTTCTTTTACTTTTTCAAACATTTTCAATCTTTCCAATTTTTTTCTGGAGTAAGTATAAAGCGATTAATCCGAGCAAGACAGCAAACCAAAGCGTTGCAAATCTAATTATTATCGTAATTGCAACAGCAATCTCTTTCGGAACTTGGTTTAGGACTAAAAGAGCCGTCATGCTTCCTTCCGTTGGTCCAAGTCCGCCCGGCAACATTGAGATAGCACCAGCAATTGTGGAGAAAGAATAAATAAAAGTTGCGAGATCAAGTGAAACATCTATTGAATACGCATAAATCACGAGGTAAAAACCTACGCATTCAAAAAACCATGATAGAATTGAGATCAAAATCATTGGAACTAAAATTCTAAAATCGGATAATTCAATTGCATTGTTATAAGCAGTGTTAACTTTAGCTGTAAATCTATCGCCGAAAACTTTTCTTGTCTTCTCAATTAAGAAATGGACGATTTCTTTTTTACTAAATATGAAAATCCCAGTGATTACCGCAAATCCAACGCTAACAACAATTTCTCTGCCATAGTTGAAATAGAGAGAACCATAAAGAGCAAGAATTACAAAAGCTATGAAATCGTTTATTCTTTCAAACACGACAATTGGGGCGGAGCGTGAAAGCGGGACATTATCCGTGATTTTTAAAAGATATGATTTTAAAGCTTCTCCGAATTTTCCAGGGGTTATTGACATCGTGAGACCGCTTAAGAAGATGAGAAAATTTTTAGAGGTTGAAATTTTTATACCGAGCTTCTTTAGATAAAATTCCCAGCGAAAAAAGCGCACGAGATAATTTAATAGCGAAAGAATTAAAGCGGGAATTATAAAAAACCATTTAAAATTTTTGAAGCTCACGATGAGCTTATTTAGGTCAGCGTAAATCGTTAGGAGAGCAAGGATTAAAATACTGATTAAAATTGCTGTGAGAATTTTCTTGTGAAGATTTTTAATCATCTGATAAAAACTTTTTCATTGCAAGGTAAAATTTTGTAAGCGGGAATCCGACGACATTGTAGAAACATCCATTTATTTTTTCAACAAACACAGCGCCGTAATCATCTTGAATTCCATAAGCACCTGCTTTATCAAGAGGTGAACCAGTTGCGACATATTCTTCAATTTCTTCTTCATCTATTTCCCTAAATTTAACATCCGTGACTTCAAAATCTGAATAAATTTTATTCGTTTTTGTGTCAAGAATTGTGAAGCCGGTATAAACTTTATGGGTTTTACCAGACAATTTTCTTAACATATTTTTAGCATCTTCCGAATCCTTGGGTTTATTGATAATTTCACCGTCAAGAACCACTATCGTATCAGCTGAAATGATCAAGGCGTCGTTGTAATTTTTTGCCACTTCAATTGCTTTTTTCCTTGAAAGGGTAAGGACATATGCTTCAGGTGGTAGTGAATGAATTGAGTTTTCATCAACTCCACTTGGGTGCACGATGAAGTTTAAACCGATTTGTTTCAAGAGGATTTGTCTCCTGGGCGACGCTGAAGCAAGAACGACGAGTTTATTTATTTTTAGCATGTTTTCAGGTATAGTTTATTAATAAAAAATCCCGACACGAGGTCGGGATTAAAATTAAAAAATGAAAATGTTAAATTCAATTCAAGGAATTGGGATTATCTAAACATCGCTTTTATGCTTCCCCAAGTTCTTTTGACACTTGATACTCTGTGAAGGACAGTTATAGGTCCAACATAGAATGAACCATTATTTCTTACAACTTGCAATCTGTAAGCGTAGATGTTGCCCGTTTGCTTAAACGCCGACGCATCAACATATTCATAAACTGAATTATTTCCTTTAGGATTTATCTCAGCAAGCTTTGTAAATTCATTTATCTGGTTTACGCTTCTTTCGAGTATGAACTTTTGAACCCCTGTTTCATCAGATGTTTTCCATCTAACTATGATGTTATCGTTCTGGCTTTGTGCAGTGAAGTATTCAACCACCGAGTTAGCTAATGCAAACACGAATGCAAAAATTAATAATAGAAAAAGTGCGATTTTCATAAATCACTTTTAATTTGTTTTTCAAATCAAAGTTAATAACATTTTTGCACAAAATCAAGTGATGTTAAGCACATTTGGGAGTGTTCGCAAATAAAATCGCAAGAGAATGTCTCTACATTATGCTTTTCGTTAAATTTGAAATTTTCATAATAAAATCGTAAAATTTGCAAAAAAAGGAAGTTTTATGACCACAAAAGCTCCATCTCCGATTAAGGAATTTCCCGCCGATAGCCCGGAGAAAATCGCATACTCAAGCGTTGAAAACATACCTGCCGAAGAACCAAATGATATAAATCGCCTTGGATACCATGTTTGGCTTTATTTAACGGGGAAAGTTGAATCGCTGGAAATGGCGGTAAAGATGGCAAGGGCAAGATTACATATATCAGAAGAAGAGGCGATAAAAATTATAAAGGAGCGGTTAAAAGAAAAGGGATTTTAAAATATTTTAAATTAAACTGGAGAAAGAAATGAAAAAGTGGGCTCTAATTCTTGGTTCATCAAGCGGTTTCGGAGCTGCCACTGCGATTGAACTTTCAAAAAATGGATACAACATCTTTGGAGTTCACCTTGATAGGGCTACTACTATGCCAAATGTTGAAAGAGTAATAAATCAAATAAAAGAAAACGGAGTTGAGGTTGAATTTTTTAATGTCAATGCTGCTGATCATGAAAAAAGGAGAGAAGTTATTGATGCAATTGAGAAAAAATTTGCAGGGGAGCCATCAATCATAAAAGTTGTTCTTCATTCGCTCGCCTTTGGAACATTGAGACCATATATTTCAGAAAATCCAGATGAACAAATTACGCCTAAACAAATGGAAATGACGCTTGATGTAATGGCGAACAGTTTGGTTTACTGGGTTCAAGATTTATTTCATCGCAAGTTGATCGGGAAAGGCACGAGAATTTTTGCCATGACAAGTGAAGGTTCAACAAGGGTTTGGGCATATTATGGACCTGTATCCGCAGCAAAAGCTGCGCTTGAATCCCACATAAGGCAACTTGCTTATGAACTTGCGAAATATGGTATAACAGTTAATGGAATAAGAGCCGGGGTCACAGATACGCCTGCCTTGAGGAAAATTCCAGGAAACGAGAAAATGATAGAATACACTCTTAAAAGAAATCCGTCCGGTAGATTAACAACACCTGAAGATGTCGCAAAGGCGATTGTCCATTTAAGTCATGAAGATATGCATTGGGTTACGGGAAATATCATCGGTGTTGATGGTGGAGAGTTTATCGCTGGATAGTTTAATTAGGCGGGCACAAAGCCCGCCTTTTTTATATCATCTGTTCAACATTCAAAACAAAAGCATGCAATCCTTCATCTTCAAATCTATTGTTCAAAAATTTCACTTCGTTTAAAAGGCTGTCCAACTTTTCATCCGGGATGACAGTTAATATAATTGTGTTGATTTCTGGCCATACATGTGTTCCGAAATGAGGTACTCCTTTATCTGAACCTCTTCCGTAAACATTATTTATCTGCGTGAAACCGCGAATGTTTAGTTTATCAAGAATTTCTACAATTTCTCCTTCAATCGCTTGATTAAAAATAAGCATTACAAGTTTCATTTGACATTTATCCTTTTTTGTTCAAAGATTGAATATATAGTTGGAACGAGCACAAGTGTGATCAATGTTGAAAATGAAAGACCGCCAAGTACTGTTATCCCAAGAGCACGCCATAATTCAGAGCCTTCTCCTTTAAAAACTGCAAGCGGCAAGGTTCCAAGAATTGTCGTAAGCGTTGTCATTAAGACAGGGCGCAATCGTGTTTTACCAGCTGTTATTATAGCATCGTAAAGTTTATATCCACGGGCTCTTAAAAGATTTGTATAGTCAACGAGAACAATGGCATTGTTAACAACTATTCCAACAAGAATTATCAAACCCATAAAAGCTGTAAGACCAAACGGAACTCCAAAAACAAGCAAACCTAAAACAACACCAGTGAACGCAAATGGAACTGCAAACATTATTACAAAAGGATGAAGTAGTGATTCAAATTGAGCAGCCATTATAATGTATGTTAATATCACACCGAGAATCAGAACTTGGAAAAGATCTCGGAAAGATTTTGCTTGTTCTTCAACTTGACCCGCAAATCTTATCTCAACACCTGGTGGTATATCAATTTTTGAAATTCGCTCTTGCAAATCTCTTGTGACATCACCCAATGCTCTACCCTCAACATTTGCTCCAACTGTTATAATTCGCTGTCTGTCTCTGTGTTGAATTTCAATTGGAGAATAAGCCTCATAAATTCTTGCGACATCCTTTATCTTAATCACATTTCCGGAAATAGTGCGAACTGGAATTTCACTAATATACGAAATGCTATTTCTCAAGTCAGCGCCTGGCTGAATCGTTATATCGTATTCATCTCCGAGTTCTTTGTAAGTGGTTGCTTTAAGTCCATAGATGCTTGATCTAATTGTGCTTGCGATGATTGTTGTGTTAAGTCCGAGGGCGGAAGCTTTTTGTTTATCAATTTCAATCCTTATCTCTGGTGAGAGTCCACTTCTTCCGACCAGGACATCTTTTGCACCGGGGATTTTTTCAAGTTCTTCTCTAATTTTTTCCGCAACTTGTGCTGTTAAGTTTAAATCAAAACCTACGACTTCAACCGTTAGAGGTTTTCCGCCACCGAAAAGCACCGCTTGAAAATCGGAGCCACGAGAGATTTCAAGTTTCTCAATTCCTGGGATTAGCTCCGCTTTTTTTCTAAGTTTTTCAGCAATTTCTTCAATAGAAACACCTCTTTCCTTTAATGGAACTAACCTTGCACCAACCGTTACGACATTGTTTCCTTCAACTTGTCCAGTTATCGTTGCGAAACCTTGCTCTGTTGTTCCAGCTCTCATGAAAATATATCGTCGCCACTTTTCAGGTATCTCTTCAAGCATAATCTTTTGCAATTGTTCCCCGACCTTTATCGTTTCATCAATTCGTGTTCCAATAGGTAATTGAGCAATTATTTGAATTTGCCCAGTATCGCTTGCTGGGAAAAAGTCAAAACCAACGAATCTAAATAACACAAATGAACCGAGAAACACAAACAAAGCAACGGACACAACTAAAATTTTATGCTTTAGAACCCAAGTTATGGTCTTTTCGTAAAAGTTTTCTATTGCCTGAAACCATCTTTCGCTTTTATCAAAGAGATTGGAAAGCAATTTGCTCTTTATTCTTTCTTGTTTCTTGAGCCATTTTGAGGAAAGCGTTGGCGTTAAAGTCAGCGAAGCGATTAATGAAGTTAAAACCATCACGGTCACGAGGATTCCAAGCTCTCTAAACAAAAATCCGGCAACTCCAGTTAAAAACGCAAGCGGTAGAAATACAGCCACATTTGTAAGTGATGATGCTGAAATTGCAAGCCCAATTTCATTTGCAGCTATGACAGAAGCTACTTTTGGGTTTTCGCCACGCTCAATATGTCGTGTTATGTTTTCAAGAACAACTATAGCGTTGTCAACAACAATTCCTATAGCGATTGCAAGGGATGCAAGTGAGATTAAATTTATTGTTCCGCCAATTAGATATAAAGTGATGAAAGCAACTACAAGTGAGAAGGGGATCGTTAAAATTACTATCAAACTTGCCCTTATCTTTCTTAGAAACAGAATGACGACAAGTATAACAAATATCGCACCATAAGAAACTGCATTGAGCAGGTTATTGATTGAATTTTTGATGAACTCAGAAGAGTCAAAAGCTATGTTAAGTTTTACATCTCTCGGTAGAGTTTTTTCAATTTCGGAAAGTGCTTTTTTAACTGCATCAACTACCTCAATTGTGTTCGCGGTTGCTTGCTTTTGAATGAAAAGTAAAACTCCTGGTTCATTATTTATTTTGACATATACGGTTTGCTCTTTTATCGTATCAATGACATCTGCAACATCTCTTAAATAAACGAGAGCACCTTGGTAATTACCAATCACAGCTGATTTGATTTCATCTATTGATTTAAATTCACCAGGAACTCGGACGCTGTATTCCTTCATTCCAACTTTAATTACACCTGCTGGCAAGGAAAAGTTTTCTGCGTTAAGTATTTGTGCTATCTGCGGAATTGTTAAGTTATAAGCCTCAAGTTTCTTCGGATCAACTTTAACTAAAATTTCGCGCTGAGGTCCACCAACCGAAAATACTGAGCCAACTCCGGGAACTTGTCTTAATGGTTGAGCTATCTTGTCTTCTATGATTTTGTTGATCCCAGGATAGCTTTCGTTTGAGTTTATGCCGATTAACATGATCGGAAAAGTTGATGTGCTGAACTTAAAAATTGATGGTTCCTGAGCATCGTCAGGTAATCTTCTCTTTACCCTATCTATTGCGTCCCTTACATCATTTGTTGCTTCTGCGATGTTGGTTCCCCATCTGAAGTTTATAGTTATGATTGAAATGTTATCTTTTGAGCTTGATGTGACTTTTGTGACATTGTTTATCGTGCTAACTTCATCCTCAATGAGTTTCGTTACCTTTTGCTCTACATCTTCTGCTGAAGCGCCTGGATAAATCGTGACGACGCTTACCGCTGGTGGTTCAAGCTTTGGAAGCAGATCTATAGCAAGACGCGAAAGGGCGAAAGCCCCTAAAACTGCAAGGGCTATGTAAAACATTATAGTGCTAACGGGTCTATTTACAGATAATTTTGGTAAGCTCATCTTTTGAACCTCCTGAATTTTTATTCAAATATTTTTAATTTTGTCCCATCTGAAAGTTTGGTTTGCCCAGATATCACAACTAATTCATTTTCGGAAACACCACTTAACACTTCAACTTCGCCATTAAACTTTTTCCCAATTGTTATATTCCTTCTTACGGCAACATCTTTGTTAGCAACGAAGACATAGTTCACATTTGAACCAGGTAGAGGAACAACTGCGGATTCTGGGATAATGATCCCTTGACCGCGACCAACTTTTATTCTAACTCTTGCGAACATACCAGGTCTCAATAGAAGTTGAGAGTTTGGGACTTCAATTTCAGCGGTAAATGTCCTTGTGATTGCACTTACAGCGGGATTCTTCTGAACAACTTTCCCGATAAAAATTCTGTCTGGATATGCATCAATCACAACTTCAGCGGATTGATTTAGTTTTATCAGCGGAAAATCTTTTTCAGCGATGTTTAATTTAATTTTCACGAGATCCATTCGCATAAGCGTAATTATACCTGGACTTCCACCTCCAGTTGGCACAAGCGTGAAAACTTCGCCTTCGTTCATTAGCTTTTCTGTCACTATTCCATCAAATGGCGCGCGGATTTGCGTGTTTGAAAGCATAAGTTCATATGAAGCCTTCGCAGCTTCATAATTTGCCTTTGCTCTTTCAAGTTGTTGTTCTGGGATTGAACCAGCTTCAAAAAGCGATTTCATTCTTTTATAATCAGATTCGGCAAGTTCAAACTGTATTTTTGCTTGTGTTAGCTGTTGGGTGTTCATTTGAACAAGAATTTGTCCCTCTCTCACGAAATCACCTTCCTTTACATAAATCTTTTCAATCGTTCCAGACATTTGTGCCCCAACTCTGGCTTTTTGATAAGGTTCAACTGTTCCAGCATATTCAAGCACAATATCATAATCTCGTTTTATCGCCTTTGCGACCTTAACAGGGACTGCTTCATCAATAGGATCATTTGTCTTTTGGTTTTCATTTTTTGAAGCGCAACCATGTATGATTGTTAACATTGTTATTAAAAAAGTGCCTAATAGAATTTTCTTCATCTCTCCTCCAAATAGTTTGTTTTACCTGTTAATCTCTCAAGATCGCTCAGAGCAGTTAGATAATCGTAGATCGCCTGCTGGTAATTCAATCGCGCTTGCGCAAGATTTACCTCTGCATTGCTTACTTCAAGTTGTGTTCCAGCACCACTTTCAAATCTTTTTCTTGCTATTCTATAACCGAGTTCAGCAAGCTCAACAGCTTTCCTTTGAGCTTCAATTCTTTTTTTAGATTGCTCAATTTTGTATATGGTATTTTTCAATTCGTTTTCAAGTGCTTGTTTAGTGAAAATTAATCTTTCCATTGATTGCTGTAGCGATGTTTTTGCTTGTCCAATTCTGGCCTGAGTTCCGAAACCTCTGAAAATAGGAATTTGAATTTGCAATCCAACAAATGTCGTTCTTATCCATCTATACCGATTAAAGTTGAAATCATTTGCTTGCGCTTGGTATTGAAAATTCCCTATGAAGAAAAGCGAGGGAAGATGTCCAGATAATTCAAGTGAGACAATATCCTTTGAAAGATCAACTTGGTATTCTACTTGTTTTAGTTCAGGATTGTGTTCAAGTAGGTCTTTAAACAATTGAGTGTAATCAATATCCTCAAAATTGTCAGCCTTCAATTCACCCATCACATCTATGTCTTCTTTGACATCAATTCCGATCACAAGTTTGAGAGCATTTTTCGCAAGCTCAAGATTATTTTCCGATTGAATGAGCAGTGGTTGTAAGTTTTGATATTGAACTTGTGCGTTAATGTAATCATATTCAGAAGCAACACCTTGACGATACATTTTTTCAACATTTTTCAAATTGTCTTCAGCAAGTTCAATTCTCATTTGAGTTATTTTAAGGGCTTCTTTTGCAAGTAAGACAGCGTAGAAAGCTTTTTTGACATCACTTATCGTTTTAAGATACGCGCTTTTGTAAGTTTGCTCGGCAATCATTCGTCCTTTGTTTGCCGTTTTTATACTTGCGTAAACAGCCCATGAAAAAATGGGCATTTGAAGATTGAGCGAACCAATGTAGGAATTATCAAATCCTATCTCAATTACTCCACCGGTTAGTCTTCCAAATGGTGAATCGGGTGGAAGAAACAACACTGGCTTTTTCAAATATCTTGAATAACTTCCAGAAGCACTAATTTGCGGGATCAAAGCAGATCGCGCTTCTACAAGTTTCTCATCTGACTTGACAAGCTCAAGTCGTGCAATTTTCACTTGGTTGTTATTTTCAAGTGCGATTTTTATCGCATCATCAATAGTTAATATCTTTGATTGCGCCAACAAAAAAGCGGGGAAAATAAGTAAAAATATCAGTCGCTTCATGTTTTTGTCTTATTTATTTTTTTGAGATTCCGTCAAAAATTATTGTAAGAATCGTATCAACCATTTCCTCGGGTTTCATATCAATTCCGTTTTCGGTTAGACAGCCGTAAATTATGTCTCTTAACATTCCGTTAAAAGCTATTATGACGATGTTTGGGTTTATGTTTTTCAATTTCCCAGTTTTTATATCTGCCTTGATGATATCAGTAAGCGTTTTTGAGATTTGATGAAGTCGTTCCATGACATAATTTTTCGTCGTTTCCTTTTCTTCAGCTTCCATCTGCATGATTGCCTGCATCATCACAAGGAAGGAATATCGGTTTTCAATTAAAAAGAAATGAACAAGTTTTAAAGCATATGTTCTTAATTTCTCTTTAGCATCACCTTTGTGAGCTCGTGCTTCATCTGCAAACGATTGAACCTTGTCAAATAGGCTTTTCAAGATCTCATCAAAAAGTTGTTTCTTGCTTGAAAAGTAGAAATAGATAGCACC
Encoded here:
- a CDS encoding alpha/beta hydrolase-fold protein; its protein translation is MRILLTALIFLFVWGCGGNTNQKVNNKHSTERIELSGKWLFRIGDNKEWSDVKIDEFGWVEIQVPSQWEKQGYNFDGVAWYRKHVKIPSSFKDKKIYLYLGKIDDNDKVYFNGELIGITRGWTQERFYFIPNDLIKYDEDNVIAIRVEDLGFGGGIYEGPILIVSRDELWRMRGENKKMAKPDEYNAVFLTVKIMDTLLTTGKFASYLAFISPTFREDEKVYTIWKREMGQISNFLTENRYSIGYVDFKVYHSPENDSILVADYVRLIKDTLGLVKFSDEQVRYFKIENGALIEIGNRSRFFRTKFYSRWLQEERNLYVYLPPSYDIDLGKRYPVLYLLHGYGGSDESWKYDNINLIVDSLINIGKIVEMIIIMPDADTSFYVNSKDKKRMYEQYIVEDLINYVDATFRTIPYRETRAIDGVSMGGGGAMRIGLKYFDKFISIGSMMGALDVPFERVKNRTYIHAGDSIYWRSIQPTSIAQELTKQHFDSLYIFFYVGDKDWLKDGNLKMHEILKSKGARHEFKIYPGEHNRDFWFSHFTENLIFHSNNFYKSKYVKIKERLKTQ
- a CDS encoding purine-nucleoside phosphorylase, with the translated sequence MFEKVKESVNSIRIKTNDFKPEIAIILGSGLGDLAEEFEDKIKIKTVDIPNYPISTVEGHAGNLVFGKLKDVNVLGFQGRIHFYESGKIENVIYPVLVAYELGTRILIVTNAAGGLNKNFKPGDLMVIADHINFMFLNPLKIFRADTRFNKPAYDENLRKIAIKTGIDLSLPVREGVYCSVRGPNYETPAEVEMLKKIGADAVGMSTVPEVITANYLGMRVLGISCITNYAAGISPTKLSHEEVTEVAQKVKNEFSLLIKETIKKIKESELKT
- a CDS encoding flippase-like domain-containing protein, yielding MIKNLHKKILTAILISILILALLTIYADLNKLIVSFKNFKWFFIIPALILSLLNYLVRFFRWEFYLKKLGIKISTSKNFLIFLSGLTMSITPGKFGEALKSYLLKITDNVPLSRSAPIVVFERINDFIAFVILALYGSLYFNYGREIVVSVGFAVITGIFIFSKKEIVHFLIEKTRKVFGDRFTAKVNTAYNNAIELSDFRILVPMILISILSWFFECVGFYLVIYAYSIDVSLDLATFIYSFSTIAGAISMLPGGLGPTEGSMTALLVLNQVPKEIAVAITIIIRFATLWFAVLLGLIALYLLQKKIGKIENV
- a CDS encoding Maf family protein, encoding MLKINKLVVLASASPRRQILLKQIGLNFIVHPSGVDENSIHSLPPEAYVLTLSRKKAIEVAKNYNDALIISADTIVVLDGEIINKPKDSEDAKNMLRKLSGKTHKVYTGFTILDTKTNKIYSDFEVTDVKFREIDEEEIEEYVATGSPLDKAGAYGIQDDYGAVFVEKINGCFYNVVGFPLTKFYLAMKKFLSDD
- a CDS encoding SDR family oxidoreductase; this encodes MKKWALILGSSSGFGAATAIELSKNGYNIFGVHLDRATTMPNVERVINQIKENGVEVEFFNVNAADHEKRREVIDAIEKKFAGEPSIIKVVLHSLAFGTLRPYISENPDEQITPKQMEMTLDVMANSLVYWVQDLFHRKLIGKGTRIFAMTSEGSTRVWAYYGPVSAAKAALESHIRQLAYELAKYGITVNGIRAGVTDTPALRKIPGNEKMIEYTLKRNPSGRLTTPEDVAKAIVHLSHEDMHWVTGNIIGVDGGEFIAG
- a CDS encoding efflux RND transporter permease subunit — encoded protein: MSLPKLSVNRPVSTIMFYIALAVLGAFALSRLAIDLLPKLEPPAVSVVTIYPGASAEDVEQKVTKLIEDEVSTINNVTKVTSSSKDNISIITINFRWGTNIAEATNDVRDAIDRVKRRLPDDAQEPSIFKFSTSTFPIMLIGINSNESYPGINKIIEDKIAQPLRQVPGVGSVFSVGGPQREILVKVDPKKLEAYNLTIPQIAQILNAENFSLPAGVIKVGMKEYSVRVPGEFKSIDEIKSAVIGNYQGALVYLRDVADVIDTIKEQTVYVKINNEPGVLLFIQKQATANTIEVVDAVKKALSEIEKTLPRDVKLNIAFDSSEFIKNSINNLLNAVSYGAIFVILVVILFLRKIRASLIVILTIPFSLVVAFITLYLIGGTINLISLASLAIAIGIVVDNAIVVLENITRHIERGENPKVASVIAANEIGLAISASSLTNVAVFLPLAFLTGVAGFLFRELGILVTVMVLTSLIASLTLTPTLSSKWLKKQERIKSKLLSNLFDKSERWFQAIENFYEKTITWVLKHKILVVSVALFVFLGSFVLFRFVGFDFFPASDTGQIQIIAQLPIGTRIDETIKVGEQLQKIMLEEIPEKWRRYIFMRAGTTEQGFATITGQVEGNNVVTVGARLVPLKERGVSIEEIAEKLRKKAELIPGIEKLEISRGSDFQAVLFGGGKPLTVEVVGFDLNLTAQVAEKIREELEKIPGAKDVLVGRSGLSPEIRIEIDKQKASALGLNTTIIASTIRSSIYGLKATTYKELGDEYDITIQPGADLRNSISYISEIPVRTISGNVIKIKDVARIYEAYSPIEIQHRDRQRIITVGANVEGRALGDVTRDLQERISKIDIPPGVEIRFAGQVEEQAKSFRDLFQVLILGVILTYIIMAAQFESLLHPFVIMFAVPFAFTGVVLGLLVFGVPFGLTAFMGLIILVGIVVNNAIVLVDYTNLLRARGYKLYDAIITAGKTRLRPVLMTTLTTILGTLPLAVFKGEGSELWRALGITVLGGLSFSTLITLVLVPTIYSIFEQKRINVK
- a CDS encoding efflux RND transporter periplasmic adaptor subunit, yielding MKKILLGTFLITMLTIIHGCASKNENQKTNDPIDEAVPVKVAKAIKRDYDIVLEYAGTVEPYQKARVGAQMSGTIEKIYVKEGDFVREGQILVQMNTQQLTQAKIQFELAESDYKRMKSLFEAGSIPEQQLERAKANYEAAKASYELMLSNTQIRAPFDGIVTEKLMNEGEVFTLVPTGGGSPGIITLMRMDLVKIKLNIAEKDFPLIKLNQSAEVVIDAYPDRIFIGKVVQKNPAVSAITRTFTAEIEVPNSQLLLRPGMFARVRIKVGRGQGIIIPESAVVPLPGSNVNYVFVANKDVAVRRNITIGKKFNGEVEVLSGVSENELVVISGQTKLSDGTKLKIFE